One Mugil cephalus isolate CIBA_MC_2020 chromosome 8, CIBA_Mcephalus_1.1, whole genome shotgun sequence genomic window carries:
- the LOC125012469 gene encoding natterin-3-like — MMLSLLLVLALTTGSLQDTVKKPSQDLNVSSLNYDLEERVNTSVLTHHHLSPDKPKLKRQANPFTSTIDDQGKLKWLIWSGFLPNGSVSIYNYYVKRWDYVCKFQCEAGFYSPSVDSYCHYAYGGKEYRKQSFEILVNEDNFEILEWKDGSYDSIPQHPVKTCSGDELFVGKNKYGLGKVHRKHQAFFLPWKGEEYWYKSYKVLTMNKDVENEHISEIKYNSDAAEVIKYPPETMHTSTIVNYECNTVTKTITLSKQSQEERMWHISSSIMVSMKKTFTGGIPNVVSSQIEVSGAITMQFSGGHTYTETSSHSVSVEIIVPPNHTCKTRMLGYRYKSIIPFNARLTRTYRNGEVKWTSISGTFNGVQTGQVMAVVDRCQPLTSTMPCPIKTA, encoded by the exons ATGATG CTGTCACTGTTGCTGGTGCTGGCTCTGACCACAGGCAGTCTGCAGGACACTGTCAAGAAACCCTCTCAGGACCTAAATG TCTCTTCACTGAACTACGATCTTGAAGAGAGAGTTAACACATCAGTGTTAACACATCATCACCTGTCTCCTGATAAGCCTAAACTAAAAAGGCAGGCTAACCCTTTCACCTCTACAATTGATGATCAAGGCAAACTGAAATGGctgatctggtctggttttCTCCCAAACGGATCTGTTTCAATTTACAACTACTACGTTAAACGCTGGGACTATGTCTGCAAATTCCAATGCGAGGCAGGCTTCTACAGCCCCAGCGTGGATTCCTACTGCCACTACGCCTATGGAGGTAAAGAGTATCGTAAACAGTCATTTGAGATCCTTGTGAATGAAGACAACTTTGAGATCCTGGAGTGGAAAGATGGCTCTTATGATTCAATCCCTCAACACCCAGTCAAAACATGTTCTGGAGATGAACTCTTTGTCGGGAAAAACAAGTACGGTCTTGGGAAGGTGCATCGTAAACACCAGGCCTTCTTTCTTCCTTGGAAAGGTGAAGAATATTGGTACAAGAGCTACAAGGTCCTGACCATGAATAAGGATGTTGAGAACGAGCACATCTCTGAGATCAAGTACAACAGCGACGCAGCTGAAGTTATCAAATATCCCCCAGAAACAATGCACACTTCTACCATCGTCAACTATGAATGTAATACGGTGACAAAGACCATAACCCTTTCAAAGCAAAGTCAGGAGGAGAGAATGTGGCACATCAGCAGCTCTATCATGGTCAGCATGAAGAAAACATTCACCGGAGGCATCCCAAATGTTGTGAGTTCACAAATTGAAGTCAGCGGGGCGATCACAATGCAGTTCTCAGGAGGACATACTTACACAGAGACGAGCTCCCACTCCGTTTCTGTAGAGATCATTGTCCCACCAAACCACACCTGCAAAACTCGAATGTTGGGCTATAGGTACAAGTCAATCATCCCTTTCAATGCACGTCTAACCCGCACCTATCGCAACGGGGAGGTCAAATGGACATCCATTTCAGGGACATTCAATGGTGTCCAGACTGGACAAGTTATGGCAGTAGTAGATCGCTGTCAACCTTTAACCAGCACCATGCCATGTCCCATAAAGACAGCTTAA
- the LOC125012356 gene encoding natterin-3-like, which translates to MKLCVLLLLALPALSSASLPDIVQKSLQHRKVSLLNPELEDQVPEPTGNLVVSGPLTPADLESQQDLPSSIIFGDNVNLEWLTWNGSLPNAAVSIYNGYTKRTDYVCKYNCEAGFYHPNLGPYCRYPYGDREYYAPEFEILANKDNFEFLEWKEGSYGSVPQHSVRTCSGVGIYVGKNKYGLGKVVPQFEAFFLPWEGDEYWYKNYQVLTINRDAYTQHISDVKYAIDEVAIFQYPPETMRISGVTNNECQTVVKTVTISKTSEVETTWNIGRATMLGIAGSITAKIPLIGSGGIELGGEKTLQFSRGTTMVEKLSHSVSVELTVPPNHSCRVRMEGRKLKADIPYTARLSRTYRNGETQWTSISGTYDGVQIGEVRAVVDRCEPVTDAKPCP; encoded by the exons atgaagctgtgtgtgttgttactGCTGGCCCTGCCAGCTCTGTCCTCGGCTAGTCTGCCAGACATCGTGCAGAAGAGCTTGCAGCACAGAAAAG TTTCCTTGCTGAACCCAGAACTGGAGGACCAGGTACCTGAACCAACTGGTAACTTAGTGGTCTCTGGCCCTCTCACTCCTGCTGACCTGGAGTCGCAGCAAGATCTGCCTTCCTCCATCATCTTCGGTGATAATGTGAACCTGGAGTGGCTGACTTGGAATGGGTCCCTGCCCAACGCAGCAGTTTCCATCTACAATGGCTACACGAAGCGCACTGACTACGTGTGCAAATACAACTGCGAGGCTGGCTTCTACCACCCCAATTTAGGCCCTTACTGCCGCTACCCCTATGGAGACCGGGAGTATTACGCTCCAGAGTTTGAGATCCTTGCTAACAAAGACAACTTTGAGTTCCTGGAGTGGAAAGAGGGCTCATATGGTTCAGTGCCACAACACTCAGTGAGGACCTGCTCTGGAGTCGGCATCTACGTTGGGAAGAACAAGTATGGCCTCGGGAAGGTTGTTCCTCAGTTTGAGGCCTTCTTCTTGCCCTGGGAAGGTGATGAGTATTGGTATAAGAACTACCAGGTCTTGACAATCAACAGGGACGCCTACACCCAGCACATCAGTGATGTTAAGTATGCCATTGACGAGGTCGCCATCTTCCAGTATCCCCCTGAGACCATGCGCATCTCTGGGGTCACCAACAACGAGTGCCAGACAGTGGTGAAGACAGTCACCATCTCAAAGACCTCTGAGGTGGAGACTACCTGGAACATTGGCCGAGCTACCATGCTGGGCATCGCAGGCAGCATCACGGCCAAGATCCCCCTCATCGGTTCTGGAGGCATTGAGTTGGGTGGTgagaaaacactgcagttctCCAGGGGAACCACCATGGTTGAGAAACTCAGCCACTCCGTGTCCGTGGAGCTCACAGTCCCACCAAACCACTCCTGCAGAGTCCGCATGGAGGGACGCAAACTCAAAGCCGACATCCCCTATACGGCTCGCCTAAGCCGAACCTACCGCAATGGAGAGACGCAGTGGACATCCATCTCTGGGACCTATGATGGAGTCCAGATCGGAGAGGTCCGGGCCGTAGTGGACCGCTGTGAACCTGTGACCGACGCCAAGCCATGTCCATAA